The sequence ATTGCAGACTGATACTGTTTACCTTTATCACAAAACTGACCTTTTGAATCAGTAGGATCTATACGACGATAAAAATACTCAACGAGCTCTTTATAACTGATTTTTTTAGGATCATATACAACTTCTACAGATTCTTTATAGTTTGTAGTCCCTGAAGATACTTTTTTATATGTAGGATTTTTTTGATGACCTCCATCATATCCAGAAACAACCTTTATAATACCATTGTGACTTAAGTCTTCATTTTTTTGCATATATTCAAAATCTGACTCTAAACACCAGAAACAACCACCTGCAAAAACAGCCTTATCGTACGAAACATCACTATTGACTGCAAAACCTAAACTACAAGATAGCATTAATAAACTATAAATTATTTTTTTCATCATCTATTTCCAAAACTTATAACATTTTCTAAAGTTTTAAAACATTTACCAGATTTAATCAACTCTAAAATATACTGAGTATTTTGTCTAAGATCATTTTCATCATAAAGCTTCATTAACATAGCTACATTTATTGCAACTGCAGCATTATGAGCATCTTTACCTTTACCTAAAAGTATTTGTTTTATTATATTTTTATTGTATTCAGGTAGACCACCTTCTATATCCTTAATGCTAAAAGTATCTATTCCAAAGTCTTGTGTTGAAACCATATACTCTTTTATTTCATTATCTTTAATTTCTGCTACACAAGTATCACCATGTATAGCAACTTCATCTAAACCACTACCATGTACTACCAAAGCTCTTTGTACCCCTAAGTTCATTAAAGTTTTTGCCATTGGCAAAATTAAATCTTTAGCATATACACCTATAACTATTTTATTTGGTCTTGCAGGGTTTATTAAAGGCCCAAGAATATTAAAAATAGTTCTAGTTTTTAAAACTTCTCTAGCTTGTTTAACATATCTAAATCCTGGATTATAAAATGGTGCAAATAAAAAACCTAAATTATTTATTTGAATAGATTCTTTTGTTTTTTCTGGAGATAACTCTATATTTACACCAAAAGATTCTAAAAGATCAAAAGATCCTGACCTGCTTGATATACTTCTACTACCATGCTTAGCAACTTTATAACCTGCTGTAGCTGCTACTATAACTGATGTAGTAGATATATTGATAGTATTATAACCATCACCACCTGTACCTACGATATCTACTAAATCTTCTTTAATTTTTGGAAAACCTCTAGTGTTATCAACCAACGCTTCAGCTGCTGCTGCTATTTCTAATGGAGTTTCTTTTTTTAATTTAAGAGCTGTTAATATACTAGTCTGTAAAGGTAATTCAATTTCACCTTTAATAAAATAATCAAACAATTGATAACTATCTTGATAACTTAAATCTTCTAAATTATATAATTTATCAACTATTTTTCTTAACTCACTCATTGTTGCACCCATTTAATTACATTATCTAAAAGTTTAGAACCATGTATTGTCATTATAGATTCAGGATGAAATTGCAAACCACAAACTTTATTTTTATCATCTGCTACAGCCATAACTAGATCATTAACTTCTGCTATAGTTTCTAGTCCTGTAGGTATTTTCACTCCTACTAATGAATGATACCTTGCAACAGTTAATGGAGATTCTAAATCATTAAATATACTATGATTATTATGTTTTACTCTAGCTATCTTGCCATGCACTATTTCATTAGCATGCGATACTATACCGCCATAAGCCTCTATTATAGCTTGATGCCCCAAGCAAATACCTATA is a genomic window of Francisella sp. LA112445 containing:
- the msrA gene encoding peptide-methionine (S)-S-oxide reductase MsrA codes for the protein MMKKIIYSLLMLSCSLGFAVNSDVSYDKAVFAGGCFWCLESDFEYMQKNEDLSHNGIIKVVSGYDGGHQKNPTYKKVSSGTTNYKESVEVVYDPKKISYKELVEYFYRRIDPTDSKGQFCDKGKQYQSAIYYMNDSQKHTAEAITKELKQIFNKNNKNVYTQILPSTKFYEAEKYHQDYHDKNPKRYCYYRTGCGRDQTVNKVWKNIGWKYSNVVPFDIPSSYAECLTR
- the trpD gene encoding anthranilate phosphoribosyltransferase; the protein is MSELRKIVDKLYNLEDLSYQDSYQLFDYFIKGEIELPLQTSILTALKLKKETPLEIAAAAEALVDNTRGFPKIKEDLVDIVGTGGDGYNTINISTTSVIVAATAGYKVAKHGSRSISSRSGSFDLLESFGVNIELSPEKTKESIQINNLGFLFAPFYNPGFRYVKQAREVLKTRTIFNILGPLINPARPNKIVIGVYAKDLILPMAKTLMNLGVQRALVVHGSGLDEVAIHGDTCVAEIKDNEIKEYMVSTQDFGIDTFSIKDIEGGLPEYNKNIIKQILLGKGKDAHNAAVAINVAMLMKLYDENDLRQNTQYILELIKSGKCFKTLENVISFGNR
- a CDS encoding aminodeoxychorismate/anthranilate synthase component II, with translation MANIIFIDNFDSFSYNLVDEFKVLGNNVDVYRNNIYIDVLLDKINSVENPIVVVSPGPGSPADAGCIVNLISLIKGRVPIIGICLGHQAIIEAYGGIVSHANEIVHGKIARVKHNNHSIFNDLESPLTVARYHSLVGVKIPTGLETIAEVNDLVMAVADDKNKVCGLQFHPESIMTIHGSKLLDNVIKWVQQ